From a single Rubrobacter tropicus genomic region:
- a CDS encoding thermonuclease family protein, translating into MGNTNRTPQGRRGASATSSRTSAELALFMAALLACAALLIVHPAQAFAEGASDRQQEEQDGGRPGGGGNSGGAGSGNALGVIVDIPEGWPLNDKGGGHDIVRFEKCFPFCHVKRPDGDSQQESTVREGGTNEQTTIIEQTQIQGETQTDEDGGTDDGNEGGGTDQYETDQGNGGGNSGEEEPQEPTVSEETTVLEDTTTSEGTTNLPPGGTAKCPTGPSGPISDVTLSQVLDADTLQVKGSDGNAYTIRLIGAEAPDLAGAGAEGGEDEPGAEEAAAFAREALGGAGRKLQLEYDEQKTDENGQTFAYVWTENAGQSPKPKTAQELVDTPGVDGPVLYNRTLVEAGYARAATAEPNTDYAGCLKQAENAARADGAGLWEEQASSPGPSGPDDPGAAAAPAASRRGTAGAISVELVSRKTPLSKSRAEAGAKAGDSAIPPITRRVDPPDSAAARDARPALALALGLVAASLAAAIVFTRGVGRTGARPESVPRRSATRCTPPAWR; encoded by the coding sequence GTGGGCAACACAAACCGCACACCACAGGGGCGACGCGGCGCGTCCGCCACGTCGTCGCGGACGTCGGCGGAGCTGGCGCTGTTCATGGCGGCTCTTCTCGCCTGCGCGGCCCTGCTGATCGTCCATCCCGCCCAGGCGTTCGCCGAGGGGGCATCGGACCGCCAGCAGGAGGAGCAGGACGGCGGGCGCCCCGGCGGAGGCGGGAACTCCGGCGGCGCAGGGTCCGGCAACGCCCTCGGCGTGATCGTGGACATCCCGGAAGGCTGGCCGCTCAACGACAAAGGCGGCGGCCACGACATAGTCCGCTTCGAGAAGTGTTTCCCCTTCTGCCACGTAAAGCGCCCCGACGGGGACTCCCAGCAGGAATCGACCGTCAGGGAGGGCGGGACCAACGAGCAGACCACCATCATAGAGCAGACGCAGATCCAGGGGGAGACCCAGACCGACGAGGACGGCGGGACCGACGACGGCAACGAGGGCGGCGGGACCGACCAGTACGAAACAGACCAGGGCAACGGCGGCGGCAACAGCGGCGAGGAAGAGCCGCAGGAGCCCACGGTCTCCGAGGAGACGACCGTCCTCGAGGACACGACCACCTCCGAGGGCACCACAAACCTACCTCCCGGGGGAACGGCCAAGTGCCCGACCGGTCCCAGCGGCCCGATATCCGACGTGACGCTCTCGCAGGTCCTGGACGCCGACACGCTCCAGGTGAAGGGCTCCGACGGCAACGCGTACACCATCCGGCTCATCGGGGCCGAGGCGCCCGACCTGGCCGGCGCGGGGGCGGAAGGCGGCGAGGACGAGCCCGGCGCCGAGGAGGCCGCCGCGTTCGCCAGGGAGGCCCTCGGCGGGGCGGGGCGGAAGCTCCAGCTGGAGTACGACGAGCAGAAGACCGACGAGAACGGCCAGACCTTCGCCTACGTGTGGACGGAGAACGCCGGACAGAGCCCCAAGCCCAAGACCGCGCAGGAGCTGGTGGACACCCCCGGGGTCGACGGCCCCGTCCTCTACAACCGGACACTCGTCGAGGCGGGCTACGCCCGCGCCGCCACGGCGGAGCCGAACACCGACTACGCCGGGTGCCTGAAGCAGGCCGAGAACGCCGCCCGCGCGGACGGCGCCGGCCTGTGGGAGGAGCAGGCCTCTTCTCCGGGACCGTCCGGACCGGACGACCCGGGTGCCGCCGCGGCGCCCGCCGCGTCGAGGCGCGGGACCGCGGGCGCGATCTCCGTGGAGCTTGTCTCCCGCAAGACGCCGCTCTCAAAGTCCCGCGCTGAGGCCGGGGCCAAGGCCGGAGACTCTGCCATACCGCCCATAACACGGCGCGTCGATCCCCCCGATTCGGCGGCGGCCCGCGACGCCCGCCCGGCGCTCGCCCTCGCCCTCGGCCTCGTCGCGGCCTCCCTGGCCGCGGCGATCGTCTTCACCCGCGGGGTCGGTCGCACCGGCGCCCGGCCGGAATCGGTTCCACGGAGGTCCGCAACTAGATGCACCCCGCCGGCGTGGCGATAG